Genomic window (Streptomyces sp. NBC_01431):
CACGAAGAATCCGGACGGCCTTCCGTGGGCGCCCGAACGGACGGCAGCGGTCCTCACCGAATTCACGGGAATGGACCTCATGCTCAACCGACGCGGTCTGGTGGGCGCGGGCGCCGCGCTCGCCACTGGTTCCGTACTCAGCAGCGCCATGTCCGACTGGCTGCACACCGACCCCGTACTGTCCGCCGACGCCCCCCGCATCGACGACCCGCTGCGCGTCGACCCCACCGGGTACGACCGCTATGAGGCCGCGCCCATCGGGTCGCAGGAGATCGACGCGCTGGAGCGCTCGGTCGAAGTGTTCCGGGCCTGGGACGCCTCCCGCGGCGGAGGCCTTCAGCGCAAGGCGGTGGTGGGCCAGCTCAACGAGGTGGGCGGCATGCTCGCCTACCGCCACCCCGACCACCTCCAGCGCCGCCTGTGGGGCGTGGCCGCCAACCTGGCCGTGCTCGCGGGCTGGATGTCCCACGACATCGGCCTGGAGCCGACCGCCCAGAAGTACTTCGTCATCGCCGCCCACGCGGCCCGCGAGGGCGGGGACCGCCCGCGCGCCGGCGAAGCCCTCTCCCGGGCCGCCCGCCAGATGGTCCACCTGGGCCGCCCCGGTGAGGCGCTCGACCTCATGAAGCTCGCCAAGTCCGGTTCGGGCGAGGAGACCCTGCCGCGCACCCGCGCCATGCTGCACACCATCGAGGCGTGGGCGCAGGCGTCGATGGGGCACGGTCAGGCGATGCGGCGCACCCTCGGTGAGGCCGAGGAGCTCTTCGTCTCCGACAAAGGCGATGTGCCGCCGCCCAGTTGGATGCAGATGTTCGACGAGGCCGACCTGCACGGCATGGAGGCCCTCGCCTTCCGCACGCTTGCCGACCACGAGCCGTCCGCGGCGGCCATCGCGCAGAAGCACGCCAAACAGGCGCTGGAGCTGCGGGTGGGCGGACGTCAGCGATCCAAGATCTTCGACTACATCTCACTGGCGTCGGCCTGCTTCATCGCCGACGACCCGGAACAGGCGGACCGCTACGCCCGTCTGGCCCTGGTGTCGATGGGGGAGACCTCCTCGCACCGCACCTGGGACCGGTTGCGCGAGATGTACCGGCTCACCGGGCAGTACGCGGGCTACGCGAAGATCGAGGACCTGCGCCAGGAGATCGAGCTGGCCATGCCGCAGGCGCCCGCCAAGCGAGGACGGAGCGCGGACATCTAGAGGGGTTGCACGCGGGACCCGTACAACCCCTGGCCCCCCTCGGGCCGTTGTCGCCGGGTGTGCCGGGACCTGAAGCGGGGCCGTGTCAGGACCCGATGCGGGCCGCCAGCACACAGGCGTCATCCTCGCGTGCTCGCTCCCCGAACTCCTCGACGATCATCCGTACGCAGTCCTGAGCGCTGCGGGCGTCGTCGAAGAGCGGTGCGAGATCGAGCAGTCCGCGCTGCTGCGTGTCACCCCACGCGTTCTGCCGGGTCAGCCCGTCGGTGTGCAGGACGAGCAAGTCGCCGGCGCGGAGGGTGAGTTCGGCCTGCCCGTAGGCGGCTGCGTGGGTGGCGCCGAGCAGCACGCCCTCAGGGGCGCCGAGCGTGTGGCCCGTCCCGTCGCGGAACAGCAGTGGGGCGGGGTGGCCCGCCTGGGACCAGGTGAGCCTGCGCCGCGCGGGCTCGTAACGACAGCAGACCGCGCTGCCCAGGGCGGGCTGCACGGTCTGCTCCAGAAGCTGGTTGAGGTGGCCCATCAGGGGTCCGGGTTCCAGGCCCGCGACGGCCATTCCGCGCAACGCGCCGAGCAGCATCGCCATCGCGCCGGTCGCGGTCACGCCGTGGCCGGTGAGGTCGCCGACGGTCAGTAAAGACGACCTGTCGGGCAGTTCGAGCGCGTCGTACCAGTCGCCGCCGATGAGGGCACTGGAGGCGGAGGGCAGGTAGTGCGCGGCGATGTCCAGTGCGCCGGGGCCGCCGTGCGGGAGCCGCAGCGAGCCGCGCCACGGCGGCAGCACGGCCTCCTGGAGCTCCACCGCGAGGCGGTGCTCGGTCTGTGCGATGCGGCGCTCGTGCTGCAGGCTGTCGCGGCTCTCGCGCACGGCACGCTCACTGCGCCGCAGCTCGCTCACGTCGCGCAGGACGGCCCACATGGATGCGGTGCAGCCGTCGCTGTCGAGCACCGGCTCGCCCATCATGTGGAGCGTGCGGACGCCTTGGTCGGGCCGCACGATCCGGAACTCCCCGTCGATCGTGCGGCCGTCCACCAGGCAGGCCGTCACCATCGCGGTGAGCAGGGCCTGGTCCTCGGCGAACACCACGGTGGGCAGTTCGTCGAGCGACATGCCGCCGTTCTCGGGGGAGCGCCCGAAGATCTCGAAGAGCTCCTGCGACCAGCTCACCTCGTCGGTGAGCAGGTTCCATTCGGCGCTGCCGACCCGGCTGAGGAGCGATCCGCCGTCCGCCTCGCCCAGCGGTGAACTCCCGTCGCGCGGCGAGGCCTCGGCGGTGAGCGCCGCGGCGTCGTCCTCCTCGGCGGTCAGTCCCTCGCGCAGCTGTCCCAAGTGGCGGCCCAGGTCGTCGAGTTGGTGGGCCGCCAGATCGCACAGGGCACGCTGCCAGCGCCCCTGCGCGTCCTCGTCGTCCACGAGTGCTTCGCGACGCACCGCGTCCAGACCGCCGCGCAGTCGGCGGGTCTGCGTGATCAGCGCGTCGACCGTGCCCCGCTCGGGCGGTTGCGGAGCGGGTCGGTCCGCGAACAGATGGGACGGCATGACGTTCTCCGATGCGGCCGCGGTGGTACTTGGTCTGGTGAAGTGGACCGGTTACGACTGTTGCACAGGGAGCGATGCCCCGTAAGGGATTTGGCAACACTCGATACGGTGGTGCTTCTGGTATATGCCAAAGGCCTCCGGATCGGCGAGTCGCGGACGGGCATCCGTGGCGGCCCGGTGGGTCAACTAGCCCTGATTCGGGGCCGGTTGACGCGGTCGGATGGCGAGGGCGATGGCGCAGAGCACGGCCGCGACCGTGCCCGTGGCGCCG
Coding sequences:
- a CDS encoding DNA-binding protein NsdB — translated: MSGQPNTRLNDLFGLAGWSKGELARLVNRQAAAMGHPQLATDTSRVRRWIDLGETPRDPVPRVLAALFTERLGRVVTIEDLGFDRHGRAGKRNDVRNTKNPDGLPWAPERTAAVLTEFTGMDLMLNRRGLVGAGAALATGSVLSSAMSDWLHTDPVLSADAPRIDDPLRVDPTGYDRYEAAPIGSQEIDALERSVEVFRAWDASRGGGLQRKAVVGQLNEVGGMLAYRHPDHLQRRLWGVAANLAVLAGWMSHDIGLEPTAQKYFVIAAHAAREGGDRPRAGEALSRAARQMVHLGRPGEALDLMKLAKSGSGEETLPRTRAMLHTIEAWAQASMGHGQAMRRTLGEAEELFVSDKGDVPPPSWMQMFDEADLHGMEALAFRTLADHEPSAAAIAQKHAKQALELRVGGRQRSKIFDYISLASACFIADDPEQADRYARLALVSMGETSSHRTWDRLREMYRLTGQYAGYAKIEDLRQEIELAMPQAPAKRGRSADI
- a CDS encoding PP2C family protein-serine/threonine phosphatase, translating into MPSHLFADRPAPQPPERGTVDALITQTRRLRGGLDAVRREALVDDEDAQGRWQRALCDLAAHQLDDLGRHLGQLREGLTAEEDDAAALTAEASPRDGSSPLGEADGGSLLSRVGSAEWNLLTDEVSWSQELFEIFGRSPENGGMSLDELPTVVFAEDQALLTAMVTACLVDGRTIDGEFRIVRPDQGVRTLHMMGEPVLDSDGCTASMWAVLRDVSELRRSERAVRESRDSLQHERRIAQTEHRLAVELQEAVLPPWRGSLRLPHGGPGALDIAAHYLPSASSALIGGDWYDALELPDRSSLLTVGDLTGHGVTATGAMAMLLGALRGMAVAGLEPGPLMGHLNQLLEQTVQPALGSAVCCRYEPARRRLTWSQAGHPAPLLFRDGTGHTLGAPEGVLLGATHAAAYGQAELTLRAGDLLVLHTDGLTRQNAWGDTQQRGLLDLAPLFDDARSAQDCVRMIVEEFGERAREDDACVLAARIGS